From a region of the Helianthus annuus cultivar XRQ/B chromosome 5, HanXRQr2.0-SUNRISE, whole genome shotgun sequence genome:
- the LOC110940995 gene encoding ubiquitin carboxyl-terminal hydrolase 12, which translates to MTLTTPPPIDPEEEEMLAPHSEFVAAEGSEPVEETANSVDAPKVDDPPKVDDPPSERFTWTIENFSKLTPKKVYSDVFVVGGYKWRVLIFPKGNNSDHLSVYLDVADFATLPYGWSKNIQLSLAVVNQVNSDFTIRKDTQHRFNARTKDWGFTSFMPLSDLYDPSKGYLLNDTFMVEADVAVVDPPTTRFTWTIENFSKLTDKMLWSDVFFVGGCKWRVLIYPKGNNTDHLSLYLDAADSITLPYGWNRHAQFSLAMVNQIHSESTIRKDTEHRFNAQESDWGFTSFMPLSDLYDPGKGYLLNDTCIVEADVAVLEVDVKDSIPNLDGLSI; encoded by the exons ATGACTCTCACGACTCCGCCTCCCATTGAT CCAGAAGAGGAAGAGATGTTAGCCCCACATTCTGAGTTTGTTGCTGCTGAAGGATCTGAACCAGTGGAAG AAACTGCTAATTCTGTGGATGCACCAAAAGTTGATGATCCGCCAAAAGTTGATGATCCGCCATCAGAAAGGTTCACTTGGACAATAGAGAATTTCTCAAAATTGACTCCCAAAAAGGTGTACTCTGATGTTTTCGTTGTTGGAGGATATAAATG GCGAGTGCTCATATTCCCGAAAGGTAACAACTCGGACCATTTGTCAGTTTATCTTGATGTTGCTGATTTTGCCACATTGCCATATGGTTGGAGTAAAAATATTCAACTTAGCCTAGCTGTGGTTAACCAAGTTAATAGCGACTTCACCATACGCAAAG ATACCCAACATCGGTTCAATGCACGAACAAAAGATTGGGGTTTCACGTCATTTATGCCTCTTTCTGACCTATATGACCCCAGTAAAGGATATCTTTTGAATGATACATTCATGGTTGAAGCTGATGTGGCAG TTGTTGATCCACCAACAACAAGGTTCACATGGACAATAGAGAATTTCTCAAAATTGACTGACAAAATGCTGTGGTCTGATGTTTTCTTTGTTGGAGGATGTAAATG GCGAGTGCTCATATATCCGAAAGGGAACAACACAGACCATTTGTCATTATATCTTGATGCTGCTGATTCCATCACATTGCCATATGGTTGGAATAGACATGCTCAGTTTAGCCTAGCAATGGTTAATCAAATTCATAGTGAATCCACCATTCGAAAAG ATACCGAACATCGGTTCAATGCACAAGAAAGTGACTGGGGTTTCACGTCATTTATGCCACTTAGTGACCTATATGACCCGGGTAAAGGATATCTTCTGAATGATACATGCATAGTTGAAGCTGATGTGGCAGTCCTGGAGGTTGATGTGAAAGATTCAATACCTAATCTGGATGGCTTATCGATATGA
- the LOC110943434 gene encoding uncharacterized protein LOC110943434: MGGGLKSGWIKDLKREHGVNFLAIQETKQSVVSRFDISKFWGKGSYGSESVDSTRLSGGLLCIWDDNLFNLSESSKERNYIFLRGSLVGCNSMLNILNVYTPQGIQAKTELWEALSVLVNSKDGMWVVGGDFNAVRSREERRNCSFKPACANNFNTFIFDSVLLEYNMRGCAFTWRSYNGKKKSKIDRFLVNYEFFNAWPEASLLVLPRLWSDHSPLILASKTVNFKVRSFRFFNSWLSKDGFKEVVVDACINFSDTGCHVHLVKKIGMVRSWIKEWRDRMIKKEGEAACVAKEEVEALEEILELRDLSEEEEWVLMENKKVLAEFELPKTMDLKQRSRIRWAKEDDENSKFFHAQVNWRKACNVYSRVKC, from the coding sequence ATGGGGGGTGGGTTGAAATCCGGTTGGATTAAGGACCTTAAGCGGGAGCACGGAGTTAATTTTCTGGCAATTCAAGAGACTAAACAGAGTGTTGTTTCTCGGTTCGATATCAGCAAATTTTGGGGGAAGGGCTCGTATGGGTCGGAGTCTGTTGACTCTACGAGGCTTTCAGGGGGATTGTTGTGTATTTGGGATGATAACTTGTTCAACCTGTCCGAGTCCTCTAAGGAGAGGAATTACATTTTTCTCAGAGGATCCTTGGTTGGTTGTAATTCTATGTTAAATATTCTGAATGTCTACACCCCACAAGGGATTCAGGCGAAGACGGAGCTTTGGGAAGCGCTGAGTGTGTTGGTTAACAGTAAGGATGGGATGTGGGTCGTTGGTGGTGATTTTAATGCTGTTCGGAGTAGGGAAGAGAGGAGGAATTGTTCCTTCAAACCTGCTTGTGCCAATAATTTTAATACATTTATCTTTGATTCGGTTCTTTTGGAATATAATATGAGGGGATGTGCTTTTACTTGGCGTTCATACAACGGAAAAAAGAAGAGTAAGATTGACAGGTTCCTTGTTAACTATGAGTTCTTTAACGCTTGGCCGGAAGCTAGTCTTTTGGTTCTGCCAAGGTTGTGGTCGGATCATAGTCCTCTGATTTTGGCCTCCAAAACGGTGAACTTCAAGGTGCGGTCGTTTCGTTTTTTCAATTCCTGGCTGTCCAAAGATGGTTTTAAGGAGGTAGTGGTTGATGCTTGTATTAACTTCTCCGATACGGGGTGTCACGTCCACTTGGTTAAAAAAATCGGGATGGTTCGGAGTTGGATCAAAGAGTGGAGAGACAGGATGATCAAAAAAGAAGGAGAGGCAGCTTGTGTAGCTAAAGAGGAAGTGGAAGCGTTGGAAGAGATTCTGGAGTTGAGGGATTTATCAGAGGAAGAGGAATGGGTTCTTATGGAGAATAAAAAAGTCCTTGCTGAATTTGAGCTTCCTAAAACCATGGACTTGAAACAAAGGTCTCGTATCAGATGGGCAAAGGAGGATGACGAAAATTCCAAGTTTTTCCACGCTCAAGTTAATTGGAGGAAGGCCTGTAATGTTTATTCACGGGTTAAATGTTGA